One genomic window of Micromonospora sp. WMMD1128 includes the following:
- a CDS encoding type III polyketide synthase gives MAQPPGAAQAELWSGFFEKHFSGTTRALAEKIFANSGVTRRQAAVNPLLEDVSEWPTERRMRRYQVEALPLGKEAVGRALTAAGLDASEIGLFVVCSCTGYATPGLDILLARDLGMARDTQRMFVGHMGCYAALPGLGAASDFVTARGRPALLLCAELTSLHIQPPGARVDTQQIVSHALFSDAAVAAVVVPGGRGYAVREVTSVTDTSTADHMTWDVTDTGFRMGLSPKVPMVLSRFVRDLVDDLLARHGLGRSEVDGWAVHPGGPRILNVVERELALPPTALAASRQTLAEHGNCSSPTVLLILDRLGRASPSPRRVVMLAFGPGLTLYAALLERES, from the coding sequence ATGGCACAACCGCCGGGCGCCGCGCAGGCCGAGCTGTGGTCGGGCTTCTTCGAGAAGCACTTTTCCGGCACCACCCGAGCGCTGGCCGAGAAGATCTTCGCCAATTCCGGGGTGACCCGCCGGCAGGCCGCGGTGAATCCCCTGCTGGAGGACGTCTCGGAGTGGCCGACCGAGCGTCGGATGCGCCGCTACCAGGTGGAGGCGCTGCCGCTCGGCAAGGAGGCGGTCGGCCGCGCGCTCACCGCCGCCGGCCTGGACGCCAGTGAGATCGGCCTGTTCGTGGTCTGCTCCTGCACCGGCTACGCGACCCCCGGGCTGGACATCCTGCTCGCCCGGGACCTGGGCATGGCCCGGGACACGCAGCGCATGTTCGTCGGGCACATGGGTTGCTACGCGGCCCTGCCCGGGCTGGGTGCGGCGAGCGACTTCGTCACCGCCCGGGGGCGGCCCGCGCTGCTGCTCTGCGCGGAGCTGACCAGCCTGCACATCCAGCCGCCTGGCGCGCGGGTGGACACCCAGCAGATCGTCTCGCACGCGCTCTTCTCGGACGCCGCGGTCGCCGCCGTGGTCGTGCCCGGCGGCCGGGGGTACGCGGTACGCGAGGTGACCTCGGTCACCGACACCTCCACCGCCGACCACATGACCTGGGACGTCACCGACACCGGCTTCCGGATGGGGCTGTCGCCGAAGGTGCCGATGGTGCTTTCCCGGTTCGTCCGTGACCTGGTGGACGATCTGCTGGCCCGGCACGGGCTCGGCCGGTCCGAGGTGGACGGCTGGGCGGTGCATCCGGGCGGCCCCCGGATCCTCAACGTGGTCGAGCGTGAGTTGGCCCTGCCGCCGACGGCGCTCGCGGCGTCCCGGCAGACGCTTGCCGAGCACGGCAACTGCTCGTCCCCGACGGTCCTGCTGATCCTGGACCGGCTGGGCCGGGCGTCCCCGTCGCCGCGTCGGGTGGTGATGCTCGCGTTCGGGCCGGGGCTGACGCTCTACGCGGCCCTGCTGGAACGCGAGTCCTGA